A DNA window from Hevea brasiliensis isolate MT/VB/25A 57/8 chromosome 2, ASM3005281v1, whole genome shotgun sequence contains the following coding sequences:
- the LOC110648340 gene encoding receptor-like protein kinase BRI1-like 3, producing MKREWRRVSSQDQGIMGIFVFGYILLLLLIIPSQARELASQQSSNDDIVGLLTFKRSSVQSDPKNVLANWTTDSPSPCSWFGVSCSLDGRRVTSLNLTNAGLIGSLHLADLTSLPALTDLILRGNLFSAGDLSASSATPCALETIDLSFNNISDPLPGRSFLFSCNRLARVNLSHNSIPGGTVQFGPSLLELDLYGNRISDSTFLNRSLSICQNLNFLNFSNNKLAGKLETTPISCKSLSVLDLSYNLLSGEIPPSFVADSPPSLKHLDLSHNNFSGNLSSLDFGRCSNLSLFSLSQNRLSGTVFPISLNNCEVLETLDLSHNELQLKIPGAALGRFKKLKQLSLADNLFFGDIPPELGQACGTLQELDLSANKLTGGLPLNFVSCSSLQTLNLGNNLLSGDFLTTVISSLQSLKYLYVPFNNITGPVPLSLTNCTQLQVLDLSSNGFTGNVPFEFCTSSNSSTLQKLFIANNYLSGQVPSELGSCKNLTGIDLSFNNLNGPIPSEVWTLPNLADFVMWANNLTGDIPEGICENGGNLETLILNNNLLTGTIPKSIGSCTNMIWISLSSNQLSGEIPPSIGNLVNLAILQMGNNSLSGQIPPELGRCPSLIWLDLNSNDITGPLPPELADQSGLIIPGIVSGKQFAFVRNEGGTSCRGAGGLVEFDGIRAERLETLPMVHSCPTTRIYSGKTVYTFSSNGSMIYLDLSYNSLSGTIPENFGLMSYLQVLNLGHNKLIGNIPDSFGGLKEIGVLDLSHNDLQGSIPASLGTLSFLNDLDVSNNNLSGPIPFGGQLTTFPASRYENNSGLCGVPLLPCSSGGRQPGSYHQGKKQSVAAGMVIGIIFFVVCIFVFTLAFYRVKKFQQKDEQKEKYIESLPTSGSSNWKLSGVPEPLSINIATFEKPLRKLTFAHLLEATNGFSDDSLIGSGGFGQVYKAKLRDDCIVAIKKLVHVTGQGDREFMAEMETIGKIKHRNLVPLLGYCKVGEERLLVYEYMKWGSLESVLHDRSKGVCLRLDWAARKKIAVGSARGLAFLHHSCIPHIIHRDMKSSNVLLDENFEARVSDFGMARLVNALDTHLSVSTLAGTPGYVPPEYYQSFRCTTKGDVYSYGVILLELLSGKKPIDPSEFGDDNNLVGWAKQLHMEDRDNGILDTELTVQKSCEGELHQYLRIAFACLEEKPFKRPTMIQVMAMFKELQVDSENDILDGFSMKDAVIDELGERV from the coding sequence atgaagagagaatGGAGGAGggtatcatcacaagatcaaggcATCATGGGAATCTTTGTTTTTGGCTATATACTGTTGTTGCTTCTAATCATTCCATCACAAGCAAGAGAATTGGCTTCACAGCAAAGTAGCAATGATGATATTGTGGGGTTGCTAACCTTCAAGAGATCCTCTGTTCAATCTGATCCAAAAAATGTCTTAGCTAACTGGACTACCGATTCCCCTAGTCCATGTTCATGGTTTGGTGTCTCTTGTTCTCTTGATGGCCGTCGTGTGACGTCTCTAAACCTTACCAACGCCGGCCTCATTGGCAGTCTACACCTCGCTGACCTTACTTCCTTGCCAGCTCTCACCGATCTTATTCTACGAGGCAATTTGTTCTCTGCTGGTGATCTCTCTGCCTCCTCTGCTACTCCATGCGCTCTAGAGACTATTGACTTGTCTTTCAACAACATCTCTGATCCTCTTCCAGGGAGGTCCTTCCTGTTCTCCTGTAATCGTCTGGCTCGTGTTAACCTCTCTCATAATTCCATTCCTGGGGGCACTGTCCAGTTTGGTCCTTCTTTACTGGAGCTTGACCTCTATGGCAATCGCATCTCTGATTCTACCTTCTTGAATCGCTCTCTCTCTATCTGTCAGAACTTGAATTTCCTCAATTTCTCTAATAACAAGCTCGCAGGCAAACTTGAAACCACTCCCATATCTTGCAAGAGTCTCTCAGTTTTAGACCTCTCATATAATTTGCTATCTGGGGAGATACCACCCAGCTTTGTTGCAGACTCTCCACCGTCTCTCAAGCATCTGGATCTATCCCACAATAACTTCTCTGGTAACCTTTCCAGTCTTGATTTTGGGCGCTGCAGCAACCTCAGTTTGTTCAGTTTGTCACAGAACAGGCTTTCCGGCACCGTGTTCCCAATTAGTCTGAACAACTGTGAGGTTTTGGAGACCCTTGACCTCTCCCATAATGAGCTGCAACTCAAGATACCTGGTGCTGCACTGGGAAGGTTCAAAAAATTGAAGCAGCTGTCTCTAGCTGACAATCTGTTCTTTGGTGATATTCCTCCTGAGTTGGGACAGGCCTGTGGAACTCTGCAGGAGCTGGATCTATCAGCCAACAAACTCACTGGTGGCTTGCCGCTGAATTTTGTATCATGTTCTTCTCTGCAGACCCTAAACCTTGGAAACAATCTCCTTTCAGGGGATTTCCTTACTACTGTTATCAGTAGCCTTCAAAGTCTGAAATATCTCTATGTACCATTCAACAACATAACTGGTCCTGTGCCCTTGTCTCTGACAAACTGTACTCAGCTTCAAGTGCTTGACCTGAGTTCGAATGGCTTCACCGGGAATGTTCCTTTTGAGTTCTGCACGTCCTCAAACTCCTCTACGCTGCAGAAGTTGTTTATAGCCAACAATTACCTATCAGGGCAGGTGCCCTCAGAGCTTGGAAGCTGCAAAAACCTGACAGGAATTGATCTTAGTTTCAACAATCTGAATGGTCCGATTCCTTCAGAGGTTTGGACCTTGCCAAATCTTGCTGACTTTGTTATGTGGGCAAACAACCTCACAGGTGATATTCCGGAAGGCATTTGCGAGAATGGAGGAAACCTAGAAACTTTGATTCTCAACAACAATCTCCTTACTGGAACTATTCCTAAGTCCATTGGCAGTTGCACCAATATGATTTGGATATCACTTTCCAGCAACCAGCTTAGTGGAGAAATCCCTCCTAGTATCGGAAATCTTGTTAACCTTGCAATACTCCAAATGGGTAACAATTCACTCAGTGGACAAATACCACCGGAACTGGGAAGGTGTCCGAGCCTCATCTGGCTTGACTTGAACAGCAACGACATTACTGGCCCCCTCCCACCTGAGCTTGCAGATCAATCTGGCCTAATTATTCCTGGAATTGTATCAGGAAAACAGTTTGCATTTGTGAGAAATGAAGGCGGGACATCATGCAGAGGAGCTGGAGGACTTGTTGAATTTGACGGGATTAGAGCAGAGAGGCTGGAGACTTTACCTATGGTTCATTCGTGTCCAACAACCAGAATTTATTCTGGGAAAACAGTTTACACCTTCTCCAGCAATGGCAGCATGATATACCTTGATCTTTCCTACAATTCCTTGTCTGGAACTATCCCTGAAAATTTTGGTTTAATGAGCTATTTGCAGGTTCTGAATTTGGGGCACAACAAGCTAATTGGAAATATTCCTGACAGTTTTGGAGGTCTGAAAGAaattggagttctggatctctCTCACAATGATCTTCAAGGATCTATCCCAGCATCTTTGGGGACTCTTTCATTTCTTAATGATCTTGATGTCTCTAATAACAACCTTTCTGGTCCCATCCCTTTCGGTGGTCAGCTAACCACTTTCCCAGCATCCAGATACGAAAACAATTCTGGCCTTTGTGGGGTACCATTGCTTCCTTGTAGCTCTGGAGGCCGCCAGCCAGGCTCTTATCATCAGGGAAAGAAGCAGTCTGTGGCAGCTGGGATGGTCATTGGCATCATATTCTTTGTGGTGTGCATCTTTGTCTTCACATTAGCTTTTTATCGTGTGAAGAAGTTTCAGCAAAAGGATGAACAGAAAGAGAAGTATATTGAAAGCCTTCCAACTTCTGGCAGCAGCAACTGGAAACTTTCAGGCGTTCCTGAGCCTCTGAGCATCAACATTGCCACATTTGAGAAACCTCTGCGTAAGCTGACCTTCGCTCATCTGCTTGAAGCTACCAATGGTTTTAGTGATGACAGCTTGATAGGGTCTGGAGGTTTTGGACAGGTCTACAAGGCAAAGCTAAGAGATGACTGTATTGTTGCAATAAAGAAGCTGGTTCATGTTACAGGCCAGGGAGACAGAGAGTTTATGGCAGAAATGGAAACTATTGGGAAAATAAAGCACAGGAACCTGGTTCCTCTGCTGGGTTACTGTAAGGTAGGAGAGGAGAGGCTTCTTGTGTATGAGTACATGAAATGGGGAAGTCTAGAGTCTGTTCTTCATGACAGGTCTAAAGGAGTGTGCTTAAGGCTTGATTGGGCAGCAAGAAAGAAGATTGCCGTGGGTTCAGCGAGAGGTCTTGCATTCCTTCACCACAGCTGCATACCACACATTATCCACCGTGATATGAAGTCTAGCAATGTTCTTCTAGATGAAAACTTTGAGGCCAGAGTTTCTGATTTTGGCATGGCCAGATTGGTGAATGCTCTCGACACGCATCTTAGCGTTAGCACACTTGCAGGAACTCCCGGTTATGTGCCTCCTGAGTATTATCAGAGCTTTAGGTGCACAACAAAGGGAGATGTTTACAGCTATGGTGTCATACTGCTAGAGCTACTCTCAGGTAAGAAGCCAATAGACCCATCGGAGTTTGGGGATGACAACAACCTTGTAGGATGGGCAAAACAACTTCACATGGAAGATAGAGACAATGGGATACTGGATACTGAGTTAACAGTGCAAAAATCTTGTGAGGGTGAATTACATCAGTATCTGAGAATTGCTTTTGCGTGCCTTGAAGAAAAGCCTTTCAAGAGACCGACAATGATTCAGGTGATGGCCATGTTCAAAGAGCTTCAGGTTGATTCTGAAAATGATATCCTagatggtttctcaatgaaagatgCGGTAATCGACGAACTGGGAGAGAGAGTGTAG